Proteins encoded by one window of Arachis hypogaea cultivar Tifrunner chromosome 1, arahy.Tifrunner.gnm2.J5K5, whole genome shotgun sequence:
- the LOC112710124 gene encoding galactoside 2-alpha-L-fucosyltransferase, whose translation MKRLITIRNVEEGGDTDDALKNLNLNLSSDLEKKNNTTTLPLMRLMGFFLVSFMLFSVLFSLSVVLRDPPSDAVLEASPTLTTTVFQQQGVNNISSDSVEKPIDKLIGGLLIDGFDERSCLSRYQSANYHKGLSPKPSSYLVSRLRKYEALHKQCGPYTEAYNKTVKELRSGQFSKSSPCKYVVWISFSGLGNRILTLASTFLYALLTDRVLLVDPGVDMVDLFCEPFPEVSWFLPPDFPLKSQFHGFNQKSEQCYGKMLKNNSVASSTLPPSFLYLHLVHDYDDEDKLFFCDEQQNFLKKVPWLLIKTDNYFTPSLFLMPSFEQELKDLFPNKETIFHFLGRYLLHPTNNVWGLVVRYYESYLANANERVGIQIRVFDTDPGPFQHVLDQILACTLKENLLPDVNREDDIVSPSETPKSKAVLMTSLNAGYFEKVRDMYWEYPTVTGEVVGIYQPSHEGHQQSEKQIHNQKAWAEMYLLSLSDVLVTSSWSTFGYVAQGLGGLKPWILYKPENRTAPNPPCRRAMSMEPCFHAPPFYDCRAKRGIDTGELVPHVRHCEDMSWGLKLVDRDNFD comes from the exons ATGAAAAGGCTCATTACAATTAGGAATGTGGAAGAAGGTGGTGACACTGATGATGCATTGaagaatctgaatctgaatctgTCCTCAgatttggagaagaagaataataCTACTACTCTCCCTCTTATGCGTTTGATGGGgttctttcttgtttctttcaTGCTCTTCTCTGTGCTCTTCTCACTCTCTGTTGTTCTTAGAGACCCTCCCTCTGATGCTGTTCTAGAAGCTTCACCCACTCTTACTACTACTGTCTTTCAGCAACAAG GTGTGAACAATATTTCCTCTGATTCTGTTGAGAAGCCAATTGATAAACTGATTGGTGGCCTTCTAATCGATGGATTCGATGaaagatcttgtctcagcaggtATCAATCAGCCAATTATCACAAAGGACTATCACCTAAACCTTCTTCTTACCTTGTTTCTAGGTTAAGAAAATATGAAGCTCTACACAAACAATGTGGACCTTATACCGAAGCTTATAACAAAACTGTGAAAGAACTCAGGTCTGGTCAGTTTTCCAAGTCCTCACCTTGTAAATATGTTGTGTGGATTTCATTTAGTGGATTGGGGAATAGGATATTGACCCTAGCTTCTACATTTCTTTATGCTCTCCTTACGGACCGAGTTCTGCTGGTCGATCCGGGAGTGGATATGGTTGATCTCTTTTGTGAACCATTCCCAGAAGTGTCCTGGTTTCTCCCTCCTGATTTTCCTCTCAAAAGTCAGTTTCATGGTTTCAATCAGAAATCTGAACAATGTTATGGAAAAATGCTGAAAAACAACTCGGTTGCGAGTTCAACTTTGCCGCCGTCTTTTCTCTACCTTCATCTAGTCCATGACTATGATGATGAAGACAAGCTTTTCTTCTGTGATGAACAACAAAATTTCCTCAAGAAAGTACCATGGTTACTGATCAAAACAGATAATTACTTCACTCCATCTCTATTCTTGATGCCGTCTTTCGAGCAGGAACTGAAGGACCTATTCCCAAACAAAGAAACAATTTTCCACTTCTTGGGCAGATACTTACTCCACCCAACAAACAACGTGTGGGGACTAGTTGTAAGATACTATGAATCTTATTTAGCCAATGCCAATGAAAGAGTTGGCATACAAATTCGAGTGTTCGACACAGATCCTGGCCCATTCCAACATGTATTGGATCAAATCTTAGCTTGTACATTGAAGGAGAATCTCTTGCCGGATGTTAACCGCGAAGACGACATAGTGAGTCCATCAGAAACACCGAAATCGAAAGCGGTGCTAATGACATCCTTAAATGCTGGCTATTTTGAAAAGGTAAGGGACATGTATTGGGAATATCCTACTGTGACAGGAGAAGTTGTTGGAATTTACCAACCAAGCCATGAAGGACATCAACAATCCGAGAAACAGATTCATAACCAAAAAGCTTGGGCAGAAATGTACCTCTTAAGTTTGAGTGATGTGTTGGTTACTAGTTCTTGGTCTACTTTTGGATATGTTGCTCAAGGTCTTGGAGGCTTGAAGCCTTGGATACTCTACAAGCCAGAGAACCGAACTGCTCCGAATCCTCCTTGCCGGCGTGCCATGTCGATGGAACCGTGTTTCCATGCTCCTCCATTCTATGACTGCAGGGCTAAGAGAGGAATTGACACAGGTGAACTTGTTCCTCATGTGAGGCACTGTGAAGATATGAGTTGGGGTCTTAAGCTTGTAGACAGAgacaattttgattaa